Proteins encoded in a region of the Anopheles aquasalis chromosome 2, idAnoAquaMG_Q_19, whole genome shotgun sequence genome:
- the LOC126572580 gene encoding alpha-amylase A-like, with product MRASVCMLLAAAMAVAVSGQFDTHQWGDRSGIVHLFEWKWNDIAAECENFLAPNGYGGVQVSPPTENAVVWSPRRPWWERYQPISYNLNTRSGSESEFANMVRRCNAVGVRIYVDLVINHMAAITSNGGTGGSTGNAGGMEFPAVPYGSNDFNTPCAINNYNNPIEVRNCQLVGLPDLNQGNQWVRDRIVDLMNKMVGYGVAGFRVDAVKHMWPGDLQAIYSRLNNLPTDQGFPGGAKPFITQEVIDLGGEAISKNEYTHLGTVTEFRFSAEIGRAFRGNNALRWLTNWGPEWGFLPSHLGLVFVDNHDNQRGHGAGGDQVLTHKVPKQYKMASAFMLAHPYGIPRVMSSFFFNDGDQGPPQDDNGNLLSPTFNADGSCGGGWACEHRWRQIYNMVGFRNAVSGTSLNDWWDNGNNQIAFCRGGRGFVAFNNEGYDLNQSLQTCLPAGTYCDVISGSKSGGSCTGASVTVGGDGRANIFISANADDGVLAIHANSRL from the exons ATGCGTGCCTCCGTGTGCATGCTGTTGGCGGCGgccatggccgtggccgtgagTGGCCAGTTCGATACGCACCAGTGGGGTGACCGCAGCGGTATCGTGCATCTGTTCGAGTGGAAGTGGAACGACATTGCGGCCGAGTGCGAGAACTTCCTCGCGCCGAATGGATACGGTGGCGTGCAGGTATCGCCACCGACCGAGAACGCCGTCGTCTGGAGTCCGCGCCGTCCCTGGTGGGAACGGTATCAACCGATTTCGTACAACCTAAACACCCGATCCGGCTCGGAGAGCGAATTCGCCAACATGGTCCGCCGGTGTAACGCGGTCGGTGTCCGTATCTACGTCGATCTGGTCATCAACCACATGGCGGCCATCACGAGCAACGGTGGAACGGGCGGGTCGACGGGTAACGCCGGTGGCATGGAGTTCCCGGCTGTGCCGTACGGATCGAATGACTTCAACACGCCCTGTGCGATCAACAACTATAACAATCCGATCGAGGTGCGCAACTGCCAACTCGTCGGACTGCCCGATCTGAACCAGGGTAACCAGTGGGTGCGCGACCGTATCGTGGATCTGATGAACAAGATGGTCGGTTACGGTGTGGCCGGATTCCGGGTGGACGCCGTCAAGCACATGTGGCCCGGCGATCTGCAGGCCATCTACAGCCGGCTGAACAACCTGCCAACGGATCAGGGCTTCCCGGGTGGTGCCAAGCCGTTCATCACGCAGGAGGTGATCGATCTGGGCGGTGAGGCGATCAGCAAGAACGAGTACACGCACCTCGGTACGGTGACGGAGTTCCGCTTTTCGGCCGAAATCGGTCGTGCGTTCCGTGGTAACAATGCGCTCCGGTGGTTGACCAATTGGGGTCCCGAGTGGGGCTTCCTACCCTCCCATCTGGGTCTGGTGTTCGTGGACAACCACGATAACCAGCGCGgacacggtgccggtggtgatcagGTGCTTACGCACAAGGTGCCCAAGCAGTACAAGATGGCGTCCGCGTTCATGTTGGCCCACCCGTACGGTATTCCGCGTGTTATGAGCTCGTTCTTCTTCAACGATGGTGACCAGGGGCCGCCACAGGACGACAATGGTAATTTGCTGTCGCCGACCTTCAACGCGGACGGATcgtgcggtggtggctggGCTTGTGAGCATCGGTGGCGCCAGATCTACAATATGGTCGGTTTCCGGAATGCCGTCTCCGGTACGTCACTCAACGACTGGTGGGACAACGGTAACAACCAGATCGCGTTCtgccgtggtggccgtggaTTCGTGGCGTTCAACAACGAGGGCTACGATCTGAACCAGAGCCTCCAGACGTGCCTACCGGCCGGTACCTACTGCGATGTGATCTCGGGCAGCAAGTCGGGCGGTAGCTGCACCGGTGCCAGCGTCACGGTCGGTGGTGACGGTCGGGCCAACATCTTCATCTCGGCCAACGCCGACGACGGTGTGCTTGCGATCCATGCCAAC TCGAGACTGTAA
- the LOC126572579 gene encoding alpha-amylase 1-like, with amino-acid sequence MRVLVVAVLAMVLACASVTVAQFNTHQWADRSGIVHLFEWKWDDIAVECENFLAPRGYAGVQVSPPTENAIIGGNFRRPWWERYQPMSYQLVTRSGNEAQFASMVRRCNAVGVRIYVDLVINHMADLAGGGGTGGSTASRPDFSFPGVPFSRLDFNAPCRIYNYNDAIEVRNCQLGGLPDLNQGIPWVRDRIVELMNHLISLGVAGFRVDAVKHMWPGDLQAIYSRMDNLPTSHGFPAGARPFLTQEVIDLGGEAVSRDEYTHLGTITEFRHSAEIGRVFRGRNAFRHLTNWGTGWGFLPSHLALVFVDNHDNQRGHGSGGSDILTHQVPRNYKMATAFMLAHPFGIVRVMSSFSFTDPEAGPPQDASGNLLSPTFNPDNSCGPGWVCEHRWRQIYNMIGFRNAVAGTQINDWWDNGGFQMAFCRGDRGFIAFNLESFDLNQNLQTCLPAGTYCDVISGDLVNGACSGNTITVGGDGRAQIVLPANAYDGVLAIHANSRV; translated from the coding sequence ATGCGCGTGCTAGTGGTCGCGGTGCTAGCGATGGTGCTGGCGTGTGCCAGCGTGACCGTGGCACAGTTCAACACCCACCAGTGGGCCGATCGGAGCGGAATTGTGCACCTGTTCGAGTGGAAGTGGGACGACATTGCGGTCGAGTGCGAAAATTTCCTGGCACCGCGTGGTTACGCCGGTGTGCAGGTATCGCCACCGACCGAGAACGCCATCATCGGGGGCAACTTCCGGCGTCCGTGGTGGGAACGGTACCAGCCAATGTCCTACCAGCTCGTAACGCGCTCCGGCAACGAGGCCCAGTTCGCCAGCATGGTCCGCCGGTGTAATGCGGTCGGTGTTCGGATCTACGTCGATCTGGTCATCAACCATATGGCCGATTTGGCGGGTGGTGGCGGCACTGGTGGTAGCACAGCTTCCCGGCCTGACTTCTCCTTCCCCGGTGTACCGTTCAGTCGGCTCGACTTTAATGCACCGTGCCGGATCTACAACTACAACGATGCGATCGAGGTGCGCAACTGTCAGCTGGGTGGACTGCCCGATCTGAACCAGGGTATCCCGTGGGTCCGGGACCGTATCGTCGAGCTGATGAACCATCTGATTTCGCTCGGTGTGGCCGGATTCCGGGTGGACGCCGTCAAGCACATGTGGCCCGGCGATCTGCAGGCCATCTACAGCCGGATGGACAATCTGCCAACGTCGCACGGATTCCCGGCCGGTGCACGGCCCTTCCTCACGCAGGAGGTGATCGATCTGGGTGGTGAGGCGGTGTCGCGCGATGAGTACACCCATCTTGGCACAATCACCGAGTTCCGGCATTCGGCCGAGATTGGGCGGGTGTTCCGTGGACGGAACGCGTTCCGGCATCTCACCAACTGGGGCACCGGTTGGGGCTTCCTGCCTTCCCATTTGGCCCTGGTGTTCGTGGACAATCACGATAACCAGCGGGGTCACGGTAGCGGTGGTTCGGACATTCTTACGCACCAAGTACCCCGGAACTACAAAATGGCGACCGCGTTCATGTTGGCCCATCCGTTCGGTATCGTACGCGTCATGAGTTCGTTCTCGTTCACGGATCCGGAAGCGGGACCACCACAGGATGCGTCGGGCAATCTGCTGTCGCCCACCTTTAACCCGGACAACAGCTGTGGGCCGGGCTGGGTGTGTGAGCATCGGTGGCGTCAGATCTACAACATGATTGGCTTCCGGAATGCCGTCGCCGGTACGCAGATTAACGACTGGTGGGACAACGGGGGCTTCCAGATGGCGTTCTGCCGTGGTGACCGTGGTTTCATTGCGTTCAACCTGGAGTCGTTCGATCTGAACCAGAACCTCCAGACGTGCCTACCGGCCGGTACCTACTGCGATGTGATTTCGGGCGATCTGGTGAACGGTGCGTGCAGTGGCAACACCATCACGGTAGGCGGCGACGGACGGGCCCAGATCGTGCTGCCGGCGAACGCTTACGACGGTGTCCTAGCCATTCACGCCAACTCGCGTGTCTAA